One genomic segment of Brevibacillus laterosporus LMG 15441 includes these proteins:
- a CDS encoding class I SAM-dependent methyltransferase codes for MSDKKCRFCNSLLTHSFLDLGVSPLANSFISPDRVDDMEPFYPLHAYVCDKCFLVQVGQFESPDQIFNHYLYFSSYSSSWLSHAQKYTEMAIARFHLHHHSQVIEIASNDGYLLQYFHKHNIRTLGIEPAKNLAKICNDKGIPTRADFFGERLAKQLVQEGYKGDLIVANNVLAHVPELHDFIAGLKILLQPNGMITIEFPHVLQLILGKQFDTIYHEHFSYFSLLSVQSILSSHELKVVDVEEIPTHGGSLRLFVKHSKDKEPIQPSVAKILEKEQEHGLHQLSTYLEFSKKVEQMKIDILSFFIKAHNMKKKIVGYGAPAKGNTLLHFCGIGKELLPYTVDQNPHKQGLILPGSRIPIKNPDEIKRTQPDFVLILPWNVKAEIMDECSYIRKWGGKFVVFVPEVEVL; via the coding sequence ATGTCCGATAAAAAATGTCGTTTTTGCAATTCGTTGCTTACTCATTCATTCCTGGATTTGGGAGTTTCACCTCTCGCTAACTCATTTATATCACCGGACCGTGTAGATGACATGGAACCATTTTATCCGTTGCATGCCTATGTTTGTGATAAATGTTTTCTGGTACAAGTAGGGCAGTTTGAATCGCCAGATCAGATTTTTAATCACTATCTATATTTTAGCTCCTATTCCTCTAGTTGGTTATCCCATGCTCAAAAATATACCGAGATGGCTATAGCAAGGTTCCATTTGCATCACCATTCGCAGGTTATTGAGATCGCAAGCAATGACGGCTATTTATTACAATACTTTCACAAGCATAATATTCGAACACTAGGAATTGAACCGGCAAAAAATTTAGCGAAAATTTGTAACGATAAGGGAATTCCTACGAGGGCAGATTTTTTTGGAGAGAGATTAGCAAAGCAATTGGTACAGGAAGGCTATAAAGGGGATTTGATTGTCGCAAATAATGTATTAGCACACGTACCTGAATTACATGACTTTATAGCAGGACTAAAAATACTACTACAACCAAATGGTATGATCACAATCGAATTTCCCCATGTCTTGCAGCTCATACTTGGTAAGCAATTTGATACGATTTATCATGAACACTTCTCTTATTTTTCACTACTCTCCGTTCAAAGCATCCTATCTAGCCACGAGTTAAAGGTTGTCGATGTCGAGGAAATCCCTACCCATGGCGGTTCTTTACGGTTGTTCGTAAAGCATAGTAAAGATAAGGAGCCCATCCAACCAAGCGTGGCAAAGATCCTTGAAAAGGAACAAGAGCACGGGCTTCACCAATTATCAACGTATTTGGAGTTTTCAAAGAAAGTCGAACAAATGAAGATCGATATATTATCCTTTTTCATTAAGGCCCATAACATGAAAAAGAAAATCGTCGGTTACGGGGCCCCTGCTAAAGGAAACACTCTCCTGCACTTTTGCGGTATCGGAAAAGAGCTTCTCCCCTATACCGTCGATCAGAATCCACATAAACAAGGGCTTATACTGCCCGGCTCTCGTATTCCGATTAAAAACCCAGATGAAATAAAACGAACACAACCAGATTTCGTCCTCATTTTGCCGTGGAATGTAAAAGCAGAAATCATGGACGAATGCTCCTATATTCGAAAGTGGGGCGGAAAATTTGTAGTGTTTGTTCCAGAAGTGGAAGTGCTGTAG